The proteins below come from a single Acidobacteriota bacterium genomic window:
- a CDS encoding amidohydrolase family protein, which translates to MNPTCFAVACLISLSIGHAQAQAPRYDTIIRHGTVLDGSGNPRYDADIAVRNGFIVAIGDLAGATAATEIEARGLFVTPGFINIHSHASPDALPTAVNMLTQGVTTEIFNADGNGPLDIAQQMQTLAASGLAVNIGGYIGFNAAWQSVNGNADKRPTPAEIEQMRALIARGLDQGAWGVSAGLDYKPGYFARTEEVIRIVDVARPFRTNFTNHDRIAPESNYSSKVGVAETVAIGQKAGLVPVVTHMKAQGLEQGTAGAILASMDDATRRGAYTAADAYPYLAGQSGLGSLIIPGWAQEGGRQAMLKRFAEPAERARIITEAEQAMTARFGGPQGVYLPRTQQELTAVMKDMNAGAGETIVRILETTGDPGAILRFGSEADLVKILQHPTTSMACDCGASTATRVHPRFYGSYPRVLGRYVREQQIMSWEEAIRKSSALPAATIGMIDRGLIALGMAADLVVLDPATVIDRATYEQPALPSEGIRHVLVNGTVALTNGTATGVRSGRALLRSGNMPSRPMSFGARELSAKGLAARARVAIDITHRAGARQAIGTFTIDAPDKTRSIAASVLGVLQSTDGWSSFTGVTTTAGGANERAFTAIVDQRDPAAAGSATIVVTVEGETLWRGTMPIQ; encoded by the coding sequence ATGAACCCGACTTGCTTCGCCGTTGCCTGCCTCATCAGTCTGTCGATTGGCCACGCCCAGGCACAGGCCCCTCGGTATGACACCATCATTCGCCACGGCACGGTGCTCGACGGCAGCGGCAATCCCCGCTACGACGCCGACATCGCCGTCCGTAACGGCTTCATTGTCGCCATCGGCGACCTGGCCGGCGCGACCGCAGCGACCGAGATCGAGGCGCGCGGACTGTTCGTGACACCAGGCTTCATCAACATCCACAGCCACGCCTCACCCGACGCGCTGCCGACGGCGGTGAACATGCTGACGCAAGGCGTGACCACCGAGATCTTCAACGCCGACGGCAACGGGCCGCTCGACATCGCGCAGCAAATGCAGACGCTGGCTGCGTCCGGCCTGGCCGTGAACATCGGCGGCTACATCGGCTTCAATGCCGCCTGGCAGTCGGTGAACGGGAACGCGGACAAGCGTCCGACGCCGGCCGAGATCGAGCAGATGCGCGCGCTGATCGCCAGGGGTCTCGATCAAGGCGCGTGGGGCGTGTCAGCCGGGCTCGACTACAAGCCGGGGTACTTCGCCCGCACCGAGGAAGTGATCAGGATTGTCGACGTGGCGCGGCCCTTCCGCACCAACTTCACCAATCACGATCGCATCGCACCGGAATCCAACTACAGTTCGAAGGTCGGCGTGGCCGAGACCGTCGCGATTGGGCAGAAAGCCGGACTGGTCCCGGTCGTGACCCACATGAAAGCCCAGGGCTTGGAGCAGGGAACCGCGGGCGCCATTCTCGCGTCGATGGATGACGCGACCAGGCGCGGTGCCTACACCGCGGCCGATGCGTATCCGTATCTCGCCGGTCAGTCGGGCCTTGGCTCGTTGATCATTCCGGGCTGGGCGCAAGAGGGCGGGCGCCAGGCCATGCTGAAGCGGTTTGCCGAGCCGGCCGAGCGCGCGCGGATTATCACCGAGGCCGAGCAGGCCATGACCGCGCGTTTCGGCGGCCCGCAGGGTGTCTACCTCCCGCGCACCCAGCAGGAATTGACCGCGGTGATGAAAGACATGAATGCCGGGGCCGGCGAGACCATCGTCCGGATTCTCGAAACCACCGGGGATCCCGGCGCGATCCTGCGCTTCGGCAGCGAGGCCGACCTGGTCAAGATCCTCCAGCACCCCACCACGTCGATGGCATGCGACTGCGGCGCCTCGACCGCCACCCGAGTCCATCCACGTTTCTACGGTTCGTATCCGCGCGTCCTCGGCCGCTACGTGCGCGAGCAGCAGATCATGTCGTGGGAGGAGGCGATCCGGAAATCCTCGGCGCTGCCCGCCGCCACCATCGGCATGATCGATCGCGGCCTGATCGCGCTCGGCATGGCCGCCGACCTAGTTGTGCTCGACCCGGCGACGGTAATTGATCGTGCGACTTACGAACAGCCGGCGCTGCCATCGGAGGGCATTCGGCACGTGCTGGTCAACGGCACCGTCGCGTTGACCAACGGCACTGCTACGGGCGTGCGCAGCGGTCGTGCCTTGCTCAGATCCGGCAACATGCCCAGCCGGCCCATGTCCTTCGGTGCCCGCGAGCTTTCGGCCAAGGGCTTGGCGGCGAGAGCACGAGTCGCCATCGATATCACCCACCGCGCGGGAGCACGACAGGCGATCGGCACGTTCACCATCGACGCGCCGGATAAGACCAGGTCAATCGCGGCCAGCGTCTTGGGGGTCCTGCAATCCACCGACGGCTGGTCGAGCTTCACCGGCGTGACGACAACGGCCGGGGGCGCCAACGAGCGGGCATTCACCGCGATTGTCGATCAGCGGGATCCGGCGGCCGCCGGTTCGGCCACCATCGTGGTCACGGTCGAAGGCGAGACACTGTGGCGTGGCACGATGCCCATCCAGTAG
- a CDS encoding amidase family protein has product MTRPALIVALLVAACAAPQAQSPPAFDVHEASIAQIHSALQARRLTCRALVEQYLRRIDVFDKNGPALNAIVITNPEALKQADDLDRRFAESGLTGPLHCVPTIVKDNFETIGLQSANGSLALAGFVSNKDAFQVARIKAAGAIVIAKSNMAEWAFTPNETLSSILPGYTKNPYALDRVTAGSSGGTAAGVAASFGAVGLGSDTGNSIRGPSSHQALVGIRSTMGLTSRGGVMPLNLLADIAGPMARTVEDAVKVFQVVVGSDPADPVTAAAAAHLPQNYSAALVRDGLKGARIGVLRFAYERESTDPEIVQVFMRAVDDLRTHGATIIDPGVVDGLDQIKRPQGMGPCAGFKYDINRYLAEHGERVPVKSLAEIVKSGRFHPTVRRQLEQGEQGPENGPDSPECKADAQYRQQVREAVTKTMDAQKLDAWVYPTWSNPPRLIGDLNTPGGDNSQFFSPTTGFPSIQVPMGYTRGGRLPAGITFFGRAWSEPTLIKLAYAYEQATHHRRAPESTPPLR; this is encoded by the coding sequence GTGACCAGACCCGCGCTCATCGTCGCGCTGCTCGTCGCGGCCTGCGCCGCGCCGCAGGCGCAATCCCCGCCCGCCTTCGACGTGCACGAGGCGTCGATCGCACAGATCCACTCGGCGTTACAGGCCAGGCGCCTCACCTGCCGCGCGTTGGTCGAGCAGTATCTGCGTCGCATTGATGTCTTCGACAAGAACGGACCCGCCCTCAACGCCATCGTCATCACCAACCCCGAGGCGCTGAAGCAGGCGGACGATCTGGATCGACGTTTTGCCGAGAGCGGCCTCACCGGACCGCTCCACTGCGTGCCGACGATCGTGAAGGACAACTTCGAGACAATCGGGCTGCAAAGCGCCAATGGCTCGCTGGCGCTGGCTGGCTTCGTGTCGAACAAGGACGCGTTCCAGGTGGCGCGCATCAAGGCGGCCGGCGCGATCGTCATCGCCAAGTCGAACATGGCGGAGTGGGCGTTCACGCCCAACGAAACCCTGAGTTCGATCCTGCCCGGTTACACGAAGAACCCCTATGCGCTCGACCGGGTCACGGCGGGATCGAGCGGCGGCACGGCAGCGGGGGTCGCGGCCAGCTTTGGCGCCGTCGGCCTCGGCAGCGACACCGGCAATTCCATTCGCGGCCCGTCATCGCATCAAGCGCTGGTAGGCATTCGCTCGACCATGGGGCTGACGAGCCGGGGCGGCGTGATGCCGCTCAACCTGCTGGCCGACATCGCCGGACCGATGGCGCGAACGGTGGAGGATGCGGTGAAGGTGTTCCAGGTGGTGGTCGGCAGCGACCCGGCCGACCCGGTGACGGCGGCCGCGGCGGCGCACCTGCCGCAAAACTACTCCGCGGCGCTGGTGCGCGATGGGCTGAAGGGCGCGCGAATCGGTGTGTTGCGCTTTGCGTACGAACGCGAGTCCACCGACCCGGAGATCGTGCAGGTGTTCATGCGCGCGGTCGACGACTTGCGAACCCATGGCGCGACCATTATCGATCCAGGCGTCGTCGACGGCCTCGATCAGATCAAGCGGCCGCAGGGCATGGGCCCGTGCGCCGGGTTCAAGTACGACATCAACCGCTACCTCGCCGAACACGGCGAACGCGTGCCGGTGAAGAGCCTGGCCGAGATCGTCAAGTCGGGCCGGTTCCACCCCACCGTCCGGCGTCAACTCGAACAAGGCGAGCAGGGCCCCGAGAACGGTCCCGATTCACCGGAGTGCAAGGCCGACGCACAGTATCGCCAACAGGTGCGCGAGGCCGTCACGAAGACGATGGATGCGCAGAAGCTGGATGCCTGGGTCTATCCCACGTGGAGCAATCCGCCGCGCCTGATCGGCGACCTGAATACGCCCGGCGGCGACAACAGCCAGTTCTTCTCGCCCACCACGGGGTTTCCGTCGATCCAAGTGCCGATGGGTTACACGCGCGGGGGCCGGCTGCCGGCCGGCATCACCTTCTTCGGTCGCGCGTGGTCGGAACCCACGTTGATCAAGCTCGCCTACGCCTACGAGCAGGCGACGCATCACCGCCGCGCGCCTGAAAGCACGCCGCCATTGCGCTAG
- the msrB gene encoding peptide-methionine (R)-S-oxide reductase MsrB — protein sequence MVPLFVYNRHGQLVGPLPVPRVEKSDAEWQELLTPEEFAVARAHGTERPFCGTLLDNKRSGVYSCVCCGLPLFSSNAKFESGTGWPSFFQPIAEENVATISDRSFGMVRVEILCARCDCHLGHVFPDGPKPTGQRHCVNSESLRFTDADKLASLADPAADM from the coding sequence CTGGTGCCGTTGTTCGTCTACAACCGCCACGGCCAGCTGGTCGGGCCGTTGCCGGTGCCGCGGGTCGAGAAGAGCGATGCCGAGTGGCAAGAGCTTCTCACGCCAGAGGAGTTCGCGGTAGCCCGGGCGCACGGCACCGAGCGGCCGTTCTGCGGCACGTTGCTCGATAACAAGCGCAGTGGCGTCTACTCGTGCGTGTGCTGCGGGCTGCCGTTGTTCTCGTCGAACGCCAAGTTCGAGTCGGGCACCGGCTGGCCCAGTTTCTTCCAGCCGATCGCCGAAGAGAACGTCGCTACGATCTCGGATCGCAGTTTCGGCATGGTGCGCGTCGAGATCCTGTGCGCGCGCTGCGACTGCCACCTGGGGCACGTCTTTCCCGATGGTCCCAAGCCGACCGGGCAGCGCCACTGCGTCAACTCCGAATCGTTGCGCTTCACCGACGCCGACAAGCTGGCGTCGCTCGCCGACCCCGCCGCTGATATGTAG
- a CDS encoding Uma2 family endonuclease encodes MEGSDAMSTSARPDSRLTYDDFLLFPDDGQRHELIDGEHYVTPSPNLRHQKLSGRLHLSLAEYLRAHPLVGEVYYAPLDVVLSHWDIVEPDLLFVAADQQSILTEKNVVGAPALVVEILSPSTRRRDQQLKQRLFEKSSVREYWMIDPERNTVTVDRLDENAKFVRVGVLAADRALTTPLLPGWALPLGQLFG; translated from the coding sequence ATGGAGGGTAGCGACGCCATGTCGACGAGCGCTCGGCCTGACTCTCGCCTCACCTACGACGACTTCCTGTTGTTCCCGGACGATGGGCAACGGCACGAGCTCATCGATGGGGAGCACTACGTGACGCCCTCCCCTAACCTGAGGCACCAGAAGCTCTCAGGCCGACTCCATCTGTCGCTCGCGGAGTACCTGCGAGCACACCCGTTGGTCGGTGAGGTCTACTACGCGCCACTGGATGTGGTCCTGTCACACTGGGACATCGTCGAGCCGGATCTGCTGTTCGTCGCCGCTGACCAACAGAGCATCCTGACGGAGAAGAACGTCGTGGGCGCACCGGCCCTGGTTGTGGAGATCCTGTCGCCATCCACAAGGAGGCGCGATCAGCAGCTCAAGCAGCGGCTGTTTGAGAAGAGCAGCGTGCGGGAATACTGGATGATTGATCCGGAGCGAAACACAGTGACCGTGGATCGACTGGACGAGAACGCTAAGTTCGTTCGTGTGGGAGTGCTGGCGGCTGACCGAGCCCTCACCACGCCGCTCTTGCCGGGTTGGGCACTCCCGCTCGGCCAATTGTTCGGGTAG